From the genome of Caretta caretta isolate rCarCar2 chromosome 27, rCarCar1.hap1, whole genome shotgun sequence, one region includes:
- the RUNDC1 gene encoding RUN domain-containing protein 1 has product MEAEGGALGPGERWAPVGAVAGEAGAGAGGSGPGSPGGSPRSLPRLRAERRRLHGALLALVSHFAQVQFRLRQVARAGPAEQQRLLRELEDFAFRGCPAAPGDGPGGAPGEWENQERIEARKEKQRELILQLKTQLDDLETFAYQEGSYDSLPQSMVMERQRVIIEELIKKLDMNLNEDIASLSPEELRQQVDVAVAQIVNPARVKEQLVEQLKTQIRDLEMFISFIQGEAGSPGQVEDGQCACSGRKPGSGPYKPNARLPPGNNRVNPEDARKMRETGLHLMRRMLAVLQIFAVSQFGCATGQIPRTLWQKDQASKDYSPLIKKLELSVDQVRQLALKYQHQDHVLSYSSMQDVSLGARDELTLAVRKELTIAIRDLMAHGLYASSQGMSLVLAPIACLIPALTSSPQTMHPWELFVKYYNTKNGRAFVESPARKLSQSFSLPVMGGITVTPKQSLLTAIHTVLTEHDPFKRSADSELKALVCMALNEQRLVSWVNLICKSGALIQSHYQPWSYVANTGFESALNLLSRLSNLKFNLPVDLAVRQLKNIRDAF; this is encoded by the exons ATGGAGGCGGAGGGCGGCGCGCTGGGCCCCGGCGAGCGCTGGGCCCCGGTCGGGGCGGTGGCGGGcgaggccggggccggggccgggggctcGGGGCCGGGCTCGCCGGGGGGCTCGCCCCGCTCGCTGCCGCGGCTCCGGGCCGAGCGCCGCCGCCTGCACGGGGCCCTGCTGGCGCTGGTCTCGCACTTCGCCCAGGTGCAGTTTCGGCTCCGCCAGGTGGCGCGCGCCGGGCCCGCCGAGCAGCAGCGGCTGCTGCGCGAGCTCGAGGACTTCGCCTTCCGCGGCTGCCCGGCCGCGCCGGGGGACGGGCCCGGGGGGGCGCCG GGGGAGTGGGAGAATCAGGAGCGAATTGAGGCCCGGAAGGAGAAGCAGCGAGAGCTGATTCTGCAGCTCAAGACGCAACTAGATGACTTGGAGACCTTCGCTTACCAAGAGGGCAGCTATGATTCACTGCCCCAGTCCATGGTCATGGAAAGACAGCGG GTGATTATAGAGGAGTTAAtaaagaagctggatatgaactTGAACGAGGATATTGCGTCGCTGTCCCCAGAGGAGCTGCGGCAGCAGGTGGATGTGGCTGTTGCCCAAATTGTCAATCCTGCAAGGGTGAAGGAGCAACTGGTGGAACAGCTGAAGACGCAAATACGGGACCTGGAGATGTTCATCAGCTTCATTCAGG GTGAAGCTGGAAGTCCTGGCCAGGTGGAGGATGGACAGTGTGCATGTTCAGGCAGGAAGCCTGGAAGTGGCCCCTACAAACCGAATGCCAGGCTGCCTCCCGGGAATAACAGAG TGAACCCAGAGGATGCCAGAAAGATGCGAGAAACAGGCCTGCACCTTATGCGTCGCATGCTTGCTGTGCTGCAGATATTTGCTGTCAGTCAGTTTGGCTGTGCTACAGGTCAGATCCCCCGCACCCTCTGGCAGAAGGACCAGGCCAGTAAGGACTATTCTCCCTTAATTAAGAAACTGGAATTGTCTGTAGACCAAGTGAGGCAGCTGGCACTGAAGTACCAGCACCAGGACCATGTGCTCAGCTATTCCAGCATGCAGGATGTCTCCTTAGGAGCAAGAGATGAGCTGACGCTGGCTGTGCGGAAGGAACTGACCATTGCTATACGAGACCTGATGGCTCATGGGCTCTATGCCTCTTCTCAAGGGATGAGCTTGGTGTTGGCACCCATTGCGTGCCTGATTCCTGCACTTACCTCGTCGCCACAGACCATGCACCCCTGGGAACTCTTTGTGAAGTATTACAACACCAAGAACGGCCGCGCCTTCGTGGAGTCCCCAGCGCGCAAGCTCTCCCAGTCTTTTTCCCTTCCTGTGATGGGGGGCATCACTGTGACCCCCAAGCAGAGCCTGTTAACGGCTATTCACACTGTCCTCACAGAGCATGATCCATTCAAGCGCAGTGCGGACTCTGAACTGAAAGCCCTGGTGTGCATGGCATTAAATGAACAGCGTCTGGTTTCCTGGGTGAACCTGATCTGCAAATCTGGGGCTCTGATACAGTCTCACTATCAGCCCTGGAGCTACGTGGCCAACACAGGCTTTGAGAGTGCACTCAACCTTCTTAGCCGCCTGAGCAATTTAAAGTTCAACCTTCCTGTTGACCTGGCTGTCCGGCAGCTGAAAAACATCAGAGATGCTTTTTGA
- the IFI35 gene encoding interferon-induced 35 kDa protein isoform X2, which yields MTDSEEESFVHLPEEFKLGNSALVMTPKCLQQEIEKYKERCQVLEQDRRELGTAKEAAEDKTRVFQKEAELLRGKLEREKSLSRELEPSYQELCLAKEERGKLLQEKQKLEKELEELEARRVAWEKQAKAPPSLPDRKMLFTGHVTEAEDVNALVVATRVQRALPGGSALLTFEEPEVAQRILEMKWHEVKLDESTGCEGRLRVQAEPVELLLPSALEIEMKLSDRCILLSSLPRLDLSEEQLLDKLEIFFSKKKNGGSEVEQRELLSDSGHVVLTFVHNGVAEQLAKKGRFHVPIGKQTYELKVTPYIRGQITDLQVRPSVCAKTVLLSGISDILDEESMRDTLEIHFQKPSQGGGEVDALGYVPVGKQGLAVFEEDMD from the exons ATGACAGATTCCGAAGAG GAGTCCTTTGTCCATCTGCCCGAAGAGTTCAAACTGGGGAACAGCGCCCTCGTGATGACACCCAAATGCCTGCAGCAGGAGATTGAGAAGTACAAG GAGCGCTGTCAGGTGCTGGAACAAGACCGGCGAGAGCTGGGGACAGCGAAGGAAGCCGCTGAGGACAAGACACGAGTATTCCAGAAAGAAGCCGAACTCCTCCGTGGgaaactagagagagagaagtctctgagcagggagctggagcCCTCCTACCAG GAGCTTTGTCTGGCAAAGGAGGAAAGGGGCAAGTTGCTTCAGGAGAAGCAGAAGTTggaaaaggagctggaggagctggAGGCGAGGAGAGTGGCCTGGGAGAAGCAAGCGAAG GCGCCGCCCTCCCTGCCGGACAGAAAGATGTTGTTTACGGGACACGTGACGGAGGCCGAGGACGTGAACGCACTGGTGGTCGCCACTCGGGTCCAGCGGGCACtgcctgggggctctgccctcCTCACCTTCGAGGAGCCGGAGG TTGCCCAGAGGATCCTAGAGATGAAGTGGCACGAGGTGAAGCTGGATGAGAGCACAGGGTGTGAGGGCCGACTGCGAGTGCAGGCAGAGCcggtggagctgctgctgccctcagccctggAG ATTGAGATGAAGCTGAGTGACAGGTGCATCCTGCTGTCCAGCCTCCCGCGCCTGGATCTCTCTgaggagcagctgctggacaagctggAGATCTTCTTCAGCAAGAAGAAGAATGGGGGCAGTGAGGTGGAGCAGCGGGAGCTCCTGAGTGATTCTGGGCACGTGGTGCTGACCTTTGTGCACAATGGAG TGGCGGAGCAGCTAGCGAAGAAAGGACGCTTCCACGTCCCCATTGGGAAGCAGACGTACGAGCTCAAAGTGACGCCCTACATACGCGGACAGATCACAGACCTTCAG GTCCGTCCGTCCGTCTGTGCCAAGACCGTGCTCCTGTCGGGGATCTCGGACATTCTGGACGAGGAGTCCATGAGGGACACCCTGGAGATTCACTTCCAGAAGCCCAGCCAAGGCGGAGGCGAGGTGGATGCCCTGGGATACGTGCCAGTGGGAAAACAGGGACTTGCTGTTTTTGAGGAGGACATGGACTGA
- the RPL27 gene encoding large ribosomal subunit protein eL27 produces the protein MGKFMKPGKVVLVLAGRYSGRKAVIVKNIDDGTSDRPYSHALVAGIDRYPRKVTAAMGKKKIAKRSKIKSFVKVYNYNHLMPTRYSVDIPLDKTVVNKDVFRDPALKRKARREAKVKFEERYKTGKNKWFFQKLRF, from the exons ATGGGGAAGTTCATGAAGCCCGGGAAGGTGGTGCTCGTCCTGGCTGGGCGCTACTCGGGGCGTAAAGCTGTCATCGTGAAG AACATTGATGATGGTACCTCGGACCGACCGTATAGCCACGCCCTGGTGGCTGGTATTGATAGGTACCCACGGAAGGTAACTGCTGCAATGGGCAAAAAGAAGATAGCGAAGAGGTCCAAGATCAAATCTTTTGTGAAGGTTTATAACTACAACCATCTAATGCCCACCAG GTATTCTGTTGATATTCCTCTGGACAAAACCGTTGTCAATAAAGATGTGTTCAGGGACCCTGCACTAAAACGCAAGGCAAGGCGCGAAGCCAAGGTGAAATTTGAGGAAAG ATACAAGACTGGCAAGAATAAGTGGTTCTTCCAGAAGCTGCGATTCTAA
- the IFI35 gene encoding interferon-induced 35 kDa protein isoform X1 translates to MTDSEEVTGHQESFVHLPEEFKLGNSALVMTPKCLQQEIEKYKERCQVLEQDRRELGTAKEAAEDKTRVFQKEAELLRGKLEREKSLSRELEPSYQELCLAKEERGKLLQEKQKLEKELEELEARRVAWEKQAKAPPSLPDRKMLFTGHVTEAEDVNALVVATRVQRALPGGSALLTFEEPEVAQRILEMKWHEVKLDESTGCEGRLRVQAEPVELLLPSALEIEMKLSDRCILLSSLPRLDLSEEQLLDKLEIFFSKKKNGGSEVEQRELLSDSGHVVLTFVHNGVAEQLAKKGRFHVPIGKQTYELKVTPYIRGQITDLQVRPSVCAKTVLLSGISDILDEESMRDTLEIHFQKPSQGGGEVDALGYVPVGKQGLAVFEEDMD, encoded by the exons ATGACAGATTCCGAAGAGGTAACTGGGCACCAG GAGTCCTTTGTCCATCTGCCCGAAGAGTTCAAACTGGGGAACAGCGCCCTCGTGATGACACCCAAATGCCTGCAGCAGGAGATTGAGAAGTACAAG GAGCGCTGTCAGGTGCTGGAACAAGACCGGCGAGAGCTGGGGACAGCGAAGGAAGCCGCTGAGGACAAGACACGAGTATTCCAGAAAGAAGCCGAACTCCTCCGTGGgaaactagagagagagaagtctctgagcagggagctggagcCCTCCTACCAG GAGCTTTGTCTGGCAAAGGAGGAAAGGGGCAAGTTGCTTCAGGAGAAGCAGAAGTTggaaaaggagctggaggagctggAGGCGAGGAGAGTGGCCTGGGAGAAGCAAGCGAAG GCGCCGCCCTCCCTGCCGGACAGAAAGATGTTGTTTACGGGACACGTGACGGAGGCCGAGGACGTGAACGCACTGGTGGTCGCCACTCGGGTCCAGCGGGCACtgcctgggggctctgccctcCTCACCTTCGAGGAGCCGGAGG TTGCCCAGAGGATCCTAGAGATGAAGTGGCACGAGGTGAAGCTGGATGAGAGCACAGGGTGTGAGGGCCGACTGCGAGTGCAGGCAGAGCcggtggagctgctgctgccctcagccctggAG ATTGAGATGAAGCTGAGTGACAGGTGCATCCTGCTGTCCAGCCTCCCGCGCCTGGATCTCTCTgaggagcagctgctggacaagctggAGATCTTCTTCAGCAAGAAGAAGAATGGGGGCAGTGAGGTGGAGCAGCGGGAGCTCCTGAGTGATTCTGGGCACGTGGTGCTGACCTTTGTGCACAATGGAG TGGCGGAGCAGCTAGCGAAGAAAGGACGCTTCCACGTCCCCATTGGGAAGCAGACGTACGAGCTCAAAGTGACGCCCTACATACGCGGACAGATCACAGACCTTCAG GTCCGTCCGTCCGTCTGTGCCAAGACCGTGCTCCTGTCGGGGATCTCGGACATTCTGGACGAGGAGTCCATGAGGGACACCCTGGAGATTCACTTCCAGAAGCCCAGCCAAGGCGGAGGCGAGGTGGATGCCCTGGGATACGTGCCAGTGGGAAAACAGGGACTTGCTGTTTTTGAGGAGGACATGGACTGA